The following coding sequences are from one Plasmodium coatneyi strain Hackeri chromosome 11, complete sequence window:
- a CDS encoding Tryptophan/threonine-rich antigen — translation MEADTNASDNDLADNNLESQVPDEPEVDNVAPDGDALETEPAISDELENETLLDEGTEGDVLDGDVEIDNVELEEMADEGMHAEDDVDEVSIDPDSTDNPELGDETVENEMQSDQPMDHETAIEEMDNHSDAPEEIADDTYQTDGNVDAEDDADGVIDSEDVADEPLDDDVAAEEITDDDKVHEDSENMDDSNLKDIDSEDANLEADEHKDAEVEDSDNANSGEVEDLVADSSDTVSTNTDDSSNNTLDSKIVSTPSFLSRKIFDNNFLVKFEDNAFLQKLKESSRNLFTVTGFLGFVFSVLSVAFFTITCAHFLKELSMSLERQQQSIYAKGDPLLTTQATQFYQNTPDAMEKWKENEWNTWKRELDYSWEEFNESVENGKQKWLVNKNKDWEDWLKSMEKKWTHYNDGVDREYNSNLFEISVYWNDQQWENWLRTQGEQFMELDWKKWMYENKFSLDAWASKEWAKWKKDKITSWLFCDWKINEQKHWEDWENKTWPKLLHLRDRKNWIKWKERIKREWQEWKNWVQEKDNVFVSNKWNCWSKWRNDRRAMFDDWMKPFIEKCINEKQWNVWKEQRNYANSRVYA, via the exons ATGGAAGCGGATACTAATGCATCAGATAACGATTTAGCAGATAATAATTTAGAGAGCCAAGTTCCCGATGAACCTGAAGTTGACAATGTTGCGCCAGATGGAGATGCACTAGAAACAGAACCAGCAATTTCTGATGAACTAGAAAATGAAACATTGCTTGATGAGGGGACAGAAGGCGATGTGCTGGATGGTGATGTGGAAATCGATAATGTAGAGTTAGAAGAAATGGCTGATGAAGGAATGCATGCGGAGGATGATGTAGACGAGGTCTCTATAGACCCCGATTCTACGGATAACCCAGAGTTAGGTGATGAAACGGTGGAAAATGAAATGCAAAGCGATCAGCCAATGGATCATGAAACAGCAATTGAGGAAATGGATAATCATTCTGACGCACCTGAAGAAATAGCAGATGATACATACCAAACCGATGGAAATGTAGATGCAGAGGACGACGCTGATGGAGTAATAGACAGTGAAGATGTAGCCGATGAACCGTTAGATGATGATGTCGCAGCTGAAGAAATTACAGACGATGATAAGGTGCATGAAGATTCGGAGAACATGGATGATTCTAATCTAAAAGATATTGATTCAGAGGACGCTAATCTAGAAGCTGATGAGCACAAAGATGCGGAAGTGGAAGATAGCGATAATGCTAATAGCGGAGAGGTAGAAGATCTTGTAGCAGATAGTTCCGACACTGTTAGTACAAATACAGATGACAGCAGCAATAACACGTTAGATAGTAAGATAGTAAGCACTCCTAGTTTTTTGAgtagaaaaatatttgataATAACTTCCTCGTTAAATTTGAAGACAACGCTTTTCTACAGAAACTAAAAGAAAGCTCCAGGAACCTATTCACCGTAACGGGGTTTTTAGGTTTCGTTTTTTCAGTTTTAagtgttgctttttttacaataacgTGTGCTCATTTTCTGAAGGAACTTTCAATG tcGTTAGAGAGGCAACAACAGAGTATATATGCTAAAGGGGATCCATTGCTGACTACTCAGGCAACCCAGTTTTATCAAAACACTCCAGATgcaatggaaaaatggaaggaaaacgaaTGGAACACATGGAAGAGAGAATTGGATTACAGCTGGGAAGAATTCAACGAATCTGTAGAAAATGGGAAACAGAAATGGCTTGTAAATAAGAACAAAGATTGGGAAGACTGGCTAAAATCTatggaaaagaaatggaCGCATTATAATGACGGAGTAGATAGAGAATATAATTCAAACCTTTTTGAAATATCTGTATACTGGAATGACCAACAGTGGGAAAATTGGTTAAGAACACAAGGAGAACAATTCATGGAGTTagattggaaaaaatggatgtatgaaaataaattctCCTTAGACGCTTGGGCTTCAAAAGAGTGggccaaatggaaaaaagacaaaataaCGTCATGGTTGTTCTGTGACTGGaaaattaatgaacaaaaacaTTGGGAAGATTGGGAAAATAAGACATGGCCAAAATTATTGCATTTAAGAGACAGAAAAAACTGGatcaaatggaaggaaagaatcaAAAGGGAATGGCAGGAGTGGAAAAACTGGGTACAGGAAAAAGATAACGTATTCGTAAGTAACAAATGGAATTGTTGGTCCAAATGGAGAAATGATAGACGAGCTATGTTTGATGATTGGATGAAGCCTTTTAttgaaaaatgcataaatgaaaaacagTGGAATgtgtggaaggaacaaaGAAATTATGCAAATAGCAGAGTGTATGCCTAA